A window from Nitrospira sp. ND1 encodes these proteins:
- a CDS encoding adenylosuccinate synthase, translating to MANLVIIGSQWGDEGKGKIVDILAKDADMVVRYQGGSNAGHTVINKRDTFIFHLIPSGILYRGTRCLIGNGVVVDPGALIEEMDHLQGQGVKIGKNFAVSDRAHLILPYHKAIDKASEQSKGVRRIGTTGRGIGPSYGDKMARIGIRMGDLLNPPLFKQKLEENLVDINWLLEQLHKVDCFELEKVYQQYMGYADRLKSYIIDTALVVNKAVDAGKTVLFEGAQGTHLDVDFGTYPYVTSSSSSAGGACTGTGVGPTKIDSVMGITKAYTTRVGSGPFPTELTDEVGGWLQERGKEFGATTGRARRCGWFDSVVVRHATRVNGLSSLAVTKLDVLDGCKELKVCTGYRVNGKIHREMPSDLLALTNCEPVYERVRGWSAPTTGVTTYKNLPAEAKRYLTRIEELAECRIDMISTGSRRDETIILNNPLKAGRRVRPQRSR from the coding sequence ATGGCGAATCTCGTCATCATCGGCTCCCAATGGGGCGACGAAGGCAAAGGGAAGATAGTCGATATCCTCGCGAAGGATGCCGATATGGTCGTGCGGTATCAGGGTGGGTCCAATGCCGGCCATACGGTCATCAATAAGCGGGATACGTTCATTTTCCATCTCATCCCCTCCGGCATTCTGTATCGCGGCACCCGCTGCCTGATCGGCAACGGCGTCGTGGTCGATCCCGGGGCGTTGATTGAAGAAATGGATCATCTGCAGGGGCAGGGCGTGAAGATCGGGAAGAATTTTGCGGTCAGCGACCGGGCCCATCTGATCCTGCCTTACCATAAGGCCATCGATAAGGCGTCTGAACAGTCGAAGGGCGTTCGTCGGATCGGCACCACGGGGCGCGGGATCGGGCCGTCGTATGGCGACAAGATGGCGCGGATCGGCATTCGCATGGGCGATTTGCTCAATCCCCCGCTCTTCAAACAGAAGCTGGAAGAAAATCTGGTCGATATCAATTGGCTGCTCGAGCAGCTGCACAAAGTCGACTGTTTCGAATTGGAAAAGGTCTACCAGCAGTACATGGGGTATGCCGATCGTTTGAAAAGCTACATCATCGATACGGCCCTCGTCGTGAATAAAGCCGTCGATGCCGGCAAGACCGTGCTGTTCGAGGGTGCGCAGGGCACGCACTTAGACGTCGATTTCGGCACCTATCCCTATGTGACCTCCTCGAGTTCATCGGCCGGCGGCGCCTGTACCGGCACCGGAGTGGGGCCGACGAAAATCGACTCCGTGATGGGCATCACCAAGGCCTATACCACGCGAGTCGGCAGTGGACCGTTCCCGACTGAATTGACCGACGAAGTGGGTGGCTGGTTGCAGGAGCGTGGGAAAGAATTCGGCGCGACCACCGGGCGGGCTCGCCGCTGCGGGTGGTTCGACAGTGTGGTGGTCCGTCATGCCACGCGAGTGAACGGGCTCTCGTCGTTAGCCGTGACGAAGTTGGACGTGCTGGACGGCTGCAAAGAACTGAAAGTCTGTACGGGGTATCGCGTGAACGGCAAAATCCACCGTGAGATGCCGTCCGATCTGCTGGCGTTGACCAATTGTGAGCCGGTGTATGAGCGGGTGCGTGGCTGGAGTGCTCCGACCACCGGTGTCACGACCTACAAGAATTTGCCTGCGGAAGCGAAGCGGTACCTCACCAGGATCGAGGAACTCGCTGAGTGCCGGATCGATATGATTTCGACCGGTTCACGCCGGGATGAAACCATCATTCTGAACAATCCGCTCAAGGCCGGTCGCCGTGTGCGTCCGCAACGGTCACGGTAG
- a CDS encoding AlpA family transcriptional regulator yields MNQERQASATLEIMTLAEAAVYLRVSKSTLYQRKDIPRHRMPGSREVRFLKDELIAWLKSGDGEAQSADSSELVFPLDTAHTTVYHRNPKYRG; encoded by the coding sequence ATGAATCAGGAACGGCAAGCCAGCGCGACGCTGGAAATCATGACCCTGGCCGAAGCGGCAGTCTATTTGCGCGTGTCAAAATCCACTCTGTATCAGCGGAAGGATATTCCGAGGCATCGCATGCCGGGATCGCGAGAAGTCAGATTTCTCAAAGACGAGCTGATCGCCTGGTTGAAAAGTGGTGATGGGGAAGCACAGTCGGCGGATTCTAGCGAGCTGGTTTTCCCACTAGACACGGCTCATACCACTGTTTACCATCGGAACCCAAAGTATCGGGGATGA
- a CDS encoding JAB domain-containing protein, translating to MSVDSSLGSSNGGRPLSPVRKYAVPRYRVTLVREGRALPATESVHTSEGAAAILRPLFAGLDREQFLICGLDAKHKLIGINIVSTGSLNLTIVHPREVFKPLILMNAGAWICAHNHPSSDITPSPEDRILTKRLREVGELFGITLLDHLILAEERYYSFADQGWPGA from the coding sequence ATGTCCGTTGATAGCTCTCTCGGTTCCTCGAACGGTGGACGGCCACTGAGCCCGGTTCGGAAATACGCGGTCCCTCGGTACCGTGTCACGCTGGTCCGCGAGGGCCGTGCCCTTCCAGCTACGGAATCGGTCCATACGTCGGAGGGTGCAGCGGCGATTCTCCGGCCGTTGTTTGCGGGTCTGGACCGGGAACAGTTCCTCATCTGTGGGCTGGACGCCAAGCACAAGCTCATCGGAATCAATATTGTGTCCACTGGCTCTCTTAACTTGACCATTGTCCATCCCCGTGAAGTCTTCAAGCCGCTGATCCTCATGAATGCCGGCGCCTGGATTTGTGCCCACAATCACCCCTCCAGTGACATCACGCCGAGTCCCGAAGACCGCATCCTGACCAAGCGGCTCCGCGAGGTCGGTGAACTGTTCGGCATCACCCTCCTCGATCATCTGATTCTGGCCGAAGAGCGCTACTACAGCTTCGCTGACCAAGGCTGGCCCGGCGCTTAG
- a CDS encoding zonular occludens toxin domain-containing protein: MIELYEGVPGSGKSYHAICEKFLPWVKQGRRLYIAVDGIYLDRLSLFTGIELGTLEQQITLWKDSVEVLQAFPHVEPGSAVIIDEAQTVFRSMQKVEPGLLRWLETHRHYGVDILLMSQDFRQMSQGVTRLIEATVKFRKLAFVGLSKKYQGKVRGNPEDNEVIRAFVGTYSPAVYAYYSSYASAAIREEKRSHTVFKSARVAIGIAAGLFAIGLMVWRPWSSLSASKPTPAAGSTAIPTTTIGAPVSGSASLMNPLGMSPSAPTPPPVPKRPVRILGGAGMTQNRQGWHYLLDSGEILTAAQITGRYGLSVSEVYEDGSMRLIGEGVFYGPAGD; the protein is encoded by the coding sequence ATGATTGAACTGTATGAAGGGGTACCAGGCTCGGGCAAGTCCTATCACGCGATCTGCGAGAAGTTCTTGCCGTGGGTGAAACAAGGCCGACGACTCTATATCGCGGTCGATGGGATTTATCTAGATCGGTTATCCCTCTTTACCGGGATCGAGCTTGGAACCCTCGAACAACAGATCACGCTGTGGAAAGACTCGGTCGAAGTCCTCCAGGCCTTTCCCCATGTCGAACCAGGCTCAGCCGTGATTATCGACGAAGCCCAGACCGTCTTCCGGTCCATGCAGAAAGTGGAACCCGGTCTGCTGCGTTGGCTCGAAACCCATCGGCATTACGGCGTGGATATTCTGCTCATGAGCCAGGATTTCCGCCAGATGTCGCAAGGCGTCACCCGATTGATCGAAGCCACGGTGAAGTTCAGAAAGCTGGCATTTGTGGGCCTGTCGAAAAAGTATCAAGGCAAGGTGCGCGGAAACCCCGAAGATAATGAGGTCATTCGGGCCTTCGTCGGCACCTATTCGCCGGCGGTCTACGCCTACTATTCCAGTTATGCCTCGGCGGCAATCCGGGAAGAAAAACGGAGCCATACCGTCTTCAAGTCGGCACGGGTGGCGATTGGCATTGCGGCGGGACTCTTTGCCATTGGTCTTATGGTCTGGCGGCCCTGGTCCTCGCTGAGCGCGAGCAAGCCAACCCCTGCCGCTGGATCAACTGCTATCCCTACCACCACCATCGGCGCCCCAGTCTCCGGTTCGGCCAGTCTGATGAACCCATTAGGCATGTCTCCTTCAGCGCCAACTCCTCCGCCTGTACCGAAGCGACCTGTTCGCATCCTCGGAGGCGCGGGCATGACTCAGAACCGCCAAGGTTGGCATTACCTGCTGGACAGCGGCGAGATCCTGACGGCGGCGCAGATTACCGGCCGATATGGGTTGTCCGTCTCAGAAGTCTATGAAGACGGTTCGATGCGGCTGATTGGCGAAGGAGTGTTCTATGGACCTGCCGGCGATTGA
- a CDS encoding DUF2523 family protein — protein sequence MTAILTLIYCWLQEFFFSLTDWGLGIWDSVLSVADSTLATIGTAGLTLPVIPDQYAWVLGATGMSQALAIVASAMGTRFILQTIPFVRWGS from the coding sequence ATGACGGCCATTCTCACCCTCATCTATTGCTGGCTACAGGAGTTCTTCTTCTCGCTCACGGATTGGGGACTCGGCATCTGGGATTCTGTGCTCTCCGTGGCAGACAGCACGCTCGCCACCATTGGCACGGCGGGCCTCACCCTGCCGGTGATTCCCGATCAATACGCGTGGGTGCTGGGCGCGACGGGCATGAGTCAGGCGCTGGCCATTGTGGCGAGCGCCATGGGCACGCGGTTCATCCTGCAAACGATTCCATTTGTGCGGTGGGGATCATGA
- a CDS encoding replication initiation factor domain-containing protein, which yields MNGSGGFTQTIDWLAFTLPKAEVADVIAMIGGDWFQSESGFRGYPVAQLMTEGKTGVGKLGTGAPRNPKEVHVDLSAGIVSQWDETKLKTVLAWIFAQKGHVTRIDVALDDREASVAVETVRLAVEAGQVVSRSKQFKVIQASNHREGVRTGETLYFGSRESQTMLRVYDKRLELQSKGREDAALYGVRWELEFKQDRAQACAKALLTLDPEDWRAFLVGVLRSYVDFRETTREAESYEKYRAPLVGWWKALTEGFMRCRLVVERIQQRLDDVAAWLANAISPMLAVVVACRGDQFLMEMIYAGTKRWTQKHYALLKQRKRGTPYVLRVS from the coding sequence ATGAACGGTTCCGGAGGGTTCACGCAGACCATCGATTGGCTCGCCTTCACGCTGCCCAAGGCAGAAGTCGCCGACGTGATTGCGATGATTGGGGGCGACTGGTTTCAGAGTGAGAGCGGCTTTCGCGGCTATCCCGTGGCTCAGCTGATGACGGAAGGCAAAACGGGAGTCGGGAAACTGGGGACGGGTGCTCCTCGCAATCCGAAGGAAGTGCATGTCGATTTGTCTGCCGGGATTGTCTCCCAGTGGGATGAAACCAAGTTGAAGACGGTATTGGCCTGGATCTTCGCGCAGAAAGGCCATGTCACGCGCATCGATGTGGCGCTGGACGACCGGGAGGCGTCTGTCGCAGTGGAGACCGTCCGCCTCGCCGTGGAGGCCGGACAGGTAGTGAGTCGATCCAAGCAGTTCAAAGTCATCCAAGCGTCGAATCATCGGGAGGGCGTTCGAACCGGCGAGACACTCTACTTCGGGAGTCGAGAGAGTCAAACCATGCTGCGGGTCTATGACAAACGGCTGGAACTTCAATCCAAAGGACGGGAAGACGCGGCCTTATACGGCGTCCGATGGGAGCTGGAATTCAAACAGGATCGGGCCCAAGCCTGTGCGAAAGCACTCCTCACCCTCGATCCGGAAGATTGGCGGGCGTTTCTGGTTGGCGTGCTGCGTTCCTATGTCGATTTTCGCGAGACGACACGAGAGGCGGAATCCTATGAGAAGTATCGGGCCCCGTTGGTGGGATGGTGGAAAGCCCTCACCGAAGGCTTCATGCGATGCCGACTCGTCGTCGAACGGATTCAGCAGCGATTGGATGACGTGGCGGCCTGGTTGGCGAACGCCATCAGTCCCATGCTCGCGGTGGTCGTCGCCTGTCGTGGCGATCAGTTCCTCATGGAGATGATCTATGCGGGTACCAAACGATGGACACAGAAGCACTATGCCCTGCTGAAGCAACGCAAGCGAGGGACCCCCTATGTCCTTAGAGTTTCATAA
- a CDS encoding helix-turn-helix domain-containing protein, producing the protein MKRSWLTAVELAAVLKVSVKSIRRAYRKGEIPVERFCRFVRFDLERVKEAMQANGHGPSLVASKRRQGQRSATGGASRRRAQRTGPRLGKTGASIAQKPRGKK; encoded by the coding sequence ATGAAAAGGTCCTGGTTAACCGCGGTTGAATTAGCTGCCGTCCTCAAAGTGAGCGTGAAGTCGATCCGCCGAGCCTACCGCAAGGGCGAGATTCCCGTGGAGCGGTTCTGCCGGTTTGTACGATTCGACCTGGAACGAGTGAAAGAGGCCATGCAGGCAAATGGGCATGGCCCGTCGCTTGTTGCTTCCAAGAGAAGACAAGGACAGCGCAGCGCGACCGGCGGCGCCAGCCGGCGGCGCGCGCAGCGGACCGGCCCCCGACTGGGTAAGACGGGGGCGTCTATCGCACAGAAGCCAAGGGGGAAGAAATGA
- a CDS encoding DUF4056 domain-containing protein codes for MDKSPVIIPAARPEAPAFRFCCLLAEPIFTKDSPKEHSPSGGNKKEVSGIIYTCNGGFIDIAHMRDVCDLTRYYHHQLKRKAGKKDETFSSVHHYKILGHNGKIVKDIPRDKLLHVAARLAYLESVCHEIVTYWYIDPDVPGGHNSAFSPEDLVSNHLGANLGIRAIEALEKGTFYMYEDAVTSELTRLLSDLGDEGATATRTKLALGLVQTVPWYIPSVPTTEMKLLRRNFGQNGDFNIVNPWIVPGVTGCTGSTWPVAISKTWDLTLDTYFTITYKPDLVWYVPASPVAKKMLGGEVPHTSFTGHIATLRKHAEQRYGSSYDSPEP; via the coding sequence ATGGACAAGTCGCCCGTAATCATACCGGCTGCCCGGCCTGAGGCCCCGGCCTTCCGTTTCTGCTGCCTGCTTGCCGAGCCAATTTTCACAAAAGACTCACCAAAAGAGCACTCTCCCTCTGGCGGAAATAAAAAAGAAGTTTCGGGCATTATCTACACCTGTAATGGAGGCTTCATTGATATCGCGCACATGCGAGACGTGTGCGATCTTACTCGCTACTACCACCATCAGCTCAAACGCAAAGCCGGGAAGAAAGATGAGACTTTCTCTAGTGTGCACCACTACAAAATTCTAGGCCACAACGGCAAGATCGTGAAGGACATCCCGCGGGATAAATTGCTGCACGTGGCGGCTCGTCTTGCTTATCTCGAGTCCGTGTGCCATGAAATTGTGACGTATTGGTACATCGACCCGGATGTGCCGGGGGGTCATAACTCGGCGTTCTCGCCGGAGGACTTAGTTTCGAATCATCTTGGTGCTAATCTCGGCATACGTGCGATAGAAGCCTTGGAGAAGGGTACATTTTACATGTACGAAGACGCGGTAACATCTGAGTTGACACGTCTGCTCAGTGATCTGGGGGATGAGGGCGCCACAGCAACCAGAACGAAACTGGCTTTAGGCCTCGTTCAAACGGTCCCCTGGTATATCCCATCGGTGCCGACAACGGAGATGAAACTACTTCGGCGGAATTTCGGACAGAACGGAGACTTCAACATCGTCAACCCGTGGATCGTGCCAGGCGTCACCGGATGTACAGGGTCGACGTGGCCAGTGGCGATTTCTAAGACCTGGGACCTCACCCTCGACACGTACTTCACGATTACCTACAAACCTGACCTGGTATGGTATGTGCCCGCGTCACCCGTCGCAAAAAAAATGCTTGGCGGAGAAGTCCCGCACACCAGTTTCACCGGGCATATCGCAACACTTCGGAAGCATGCAGAGCAACGCTACGGTTCCTCATACGATTCTCCTGAGCCATAG
- a CDS encoding DUF6603 domain-containing protein, with translation MAIDLLISFAEELRRLVRPVERALESEAAFTALLAKQGYVVEPAALQIVVIREAFNISDDVIAITEDAIAIATAENIPPPEVITNLIDTLTSLIGKLRDLRNVPSPAGVTAAAWQALAEQLLHALIGEYLESSYPTLYSALLVVGVVDEEDIPAGGETGRIDYTRRTMKWERLPRVFSDTRALFDELYAWNSPTAFRYDRATRVLARALKLFGLDTAVAQPDAILLNSFFSLMNPFRPLVRELRITLVDAVDNASNTLKVVLGLLPIPDSDPGASPSALFLDLVPTATATLPAFVPPPFNVEFTGDLLTEGLQFRISSSGVSIPTLSGRSLDLGSGIKLITAPPSMLLVGSPYSSRLEIVAWSAALRLKGSRVDPEVEIELGWEQARLVIDEGDGDGFLQKILPIKTGVIEFGVSVIWSSKRGIQLGGTGMQTSVPINKTFGPLEIRTVTVGILTAASALTVSAGATIGLRIGPLAVSIDRIGLAIRTMPVAAGDPPGVLGDQDFTFGFKPPTGIAIKIEAGPVRGGGFLSLEPEIGQYAGALQLSVKEINLSAIGVINTMLPDGRQGYSFLIIIAAEFPSIPLSFGFALNGVGGLIGIHRRMETQALSDKVSQGTLASILFPKDPVGRMQAVIADLSTIFPIQEGRFVFGPMVKLTWGPSALLTLELAVILDLPSPLRLAILGRMRLVLPTEKEALADIRLDVAGILDFDRQVATVSASLVNSRLAGFVITGDMAMILSWGATKSFALSMGGFFPGFPTPVGMPPRLRRLGIAMSSGDNPRLRLESYFAVTSNTVQFGAAVDLYAAAGAFAVTGLASFDALIQFEPFHFIAQLRARLDIQYQGAVIFSGELQASLAGPKPWHAAGFVEFQVIVKFRVGFELTVGEAENLPPQMVNLEELLVAELARTESWATVPAAQGGAIATLRDSAPEEGILLHPLGGVTLLQRLVPFDKTLTRFGSAQPDSGPVSFGLTSLSVNGFGAQPAPVYVDFAPGQFDDLSQDEQISRSAFESMQAGGTATFTAFRIAPDAGRADISEGYAEDIILDFPNESGRDTGLKSSMPGIRVDPERYVIANGDTLKDTHLVQATSAAQAHDVLKAIHGLRASDHVVIAVSEIEVAA, from the coding sequence ATGGCCATCGACCTGCTGATAAGTTTTGCCGAAGAACTTCGCCGTCTCGTCCGGCCTGTCGAGCGGGCACTTGAGAGCGAAGCGGCATTCACTGCACTACTGGCGAAGCAGGGATACGTCGTCGAGCCAGCAGCACTGCAGATCGTGGTCATACGGGAGGCGTTTAATATCTCAGATGACGTGATTGCCATAACCGAGGACGCGATCGCGATTGCAACTGCTGAAAACATACCTCCACCTGAGGTTATCACCAACCTCATCGATACGCTCACTTCTCTCATCGGAAAACTCCGCGACCTCCGGAATGTTCCCTCACCCGCAGGTGTCACTGCCGCCGCTTGGCAGGCGCTCGCTGAACAATTACTGCACGCGCTTATCGGTGAGTACCTTGAATCGTCCTACCCAACTCTTTACTCCGCTCTGCTTGTCGTTGGTGTTGTGGACGAAGAGGATATTCCGGCTGGCGGAGAGACTGGAAGAATTGACTACACTCGTCGAACCATGAAGTGGGAACGATTGCCACGGGTCTTTTCTGATACACGCGCACTCTTCGACGAGTTGTATGCTTGGAACTCTCCGACAGCATTCCGCTACGATAGAGCGACGCGTGTGCTCGCGAGGGCATTAAAGCTCTTTGGCCTAGACACGGCGGTGGCGCAGCCAGATGCCATTCTCCTCAATAGCTTTTTCTCGTTAATGAACCCATTCAGGCCGCTCGTTCGGGAACTTCGTATCACGTTGGTTGATGCAGTTGACAATGCGAGCAATACGTTGAAGGTCGTGCTGGGGCTATTACCAATCCCTGATAGCGATCCAGGCGCATCACCTAGTGCGCTTTTCCTTGACCTCGTACCCACCGCCACTGCCACGCTTCCCGCCTTCGTTCCACCACCGTTCAATGTAGAGTTCACTGGCGATCTACTGACAGAAGGCCTGCAATTCAGGATTTCGTCAAGTGGCGTCTCCATTCCGACTTTATCGGGAAGGTCGTTGGATCTGGGCTCTGGAATTAAGCTCATTACGGCGCCGCCGTCGATGCTACTGGTTGGTTCTCCTTATTCATCGCGACTCGAGATCGTCGCGTGGAGTGCTGCGTTACGGCTGAAAGGATCGCGAGTCGATCCAGAAGTCGAGATTGAGCTTGGTTGGGAGCAAGCTAGACTCGTCATCGACGAAGGTGATGGAGACGGTTTTCTTCAGAAGATACTACCTATTAAGACAGGAGTAATCGAATTCGGCGTTTCAGTCATCTGGTCCTCAAAGCGTGGAATTCAGCTTGGTGGCACGGGCATGCAGACCAGCGTCCCTATCAACAAGACATTCGGCCCACTTGAGATCCGCACGGTCACAGTCGGCATCCTGACTGCAGCGTCGGCACTGACGGTGAGCGCAGGCGCGACCATCGGACTCAGGATAGGTCCGTTAGCTGTGTCTATTGATCGAATAGGCCTTGCCATCAGGACTATGCCAGTTGCAGCCGGTGACCCTCCTGGAGTTCTCGGTGATCAGGATTTCACTTTTGGTTTCAAGCCACCCACTGGCATCGCTATCAAAATCGAGGCTGGTCCGGTGAGGGGCGGTGGGTTCCTCTCACTTGAACCGGAAATCGGCCAGTATGCAGGGGCGCTACAGCTTTCAGTAAAGGAGATCAATCTGTCGGCCATTGGGGTAATCAACACGATGCTGCCGGACGGACGGCAAGGCTACAGCTTCTTGATCATCATTGCGGCTGAGTTTCCCTCGATTCCGCTTTCATTCGGGTTCGCGCTGAACGGTGTAGGGGGCTTGATCGGCATCCACCGGCGCATGGAGACTCAGGCACTAAGTGACAAGGTGTCTCAAGGAACGTTGGCCTCGATCCTATTCCCAAAAGATCCAGTCGGCCGCATGCAGGCTGTCATCGCAGATCTAAGCACCATATTCCCGATCCAAGAAGGACGCTTCGTCTTCGGCCCCATGGTGAAGCTGACGTGGGGCCCCAGCGCGCTGTTGACCTTGGAATTGGCGGTCATTCTGGACCTTCCGTCACCGCTGCGGCTCGCGATTCTGGGACGGATGCGCCTCGTTTTGCCCACGGAGAAAGAGGCTTTGGCCGATATCCGCTTGGATGTGGCCGGGATTCTGGATTTCGACCGACAGGTAGCCACGGTTAGCGCCTCCCTGGTGAATTCGCGCTTGGCCGGTTTCGTCATCACAGGCGACATGGCGATGATTCTGTCATGGGGAGCCACCAAGTCGTTTGCTCTCTCAATGGGCGGTTTCTTCCCAGGATTTCCAACACCGGTTGGCATGCCTCCGCGATTGCGTCGGCTGGGCATTGCCATGTCTTCTGGCGACAACCCGCGCCTCCGGCTTGAGTCTTACTTTGCCGTAACCTCCAACACGGTTCAGTTTGGAGCGGCGGTCGACCTATATGCAGCCGCTGGAGCGTTCGCGGTGACGGGCCTGGCATCGTTCGATGCATTGATCCAATTCGAGCCGTTCCACTTCATCGCGCAGCTGCGTGCTAGATTGGATATTCAATACCAGGGAGCCGTCATCTTTTCTGGCGAGCTACAGGCCAGTCTTGCCGGGCCCAAGCCGTGGCATGCGGCTGGCTTCGTCGAGTTCCAGGTGATCGTGAAGTTCCGTGTCGGCTTCGAGCTGACAGTGGGCGAAGCAGAAAACTTGCCGCCACAGATGGTGAACCTGGAAGAATTGTTGGTTGCGGAATTAGCGCGGACCGAATCATGGGCCACTGTGCCAGCCGCTCAAGGGGGAGCCATTGCGACCCTGCGAGATTCTGCACCGGAGGAAGGCATCCTTCTTCATCCGCTGGGCGGCGTGACATTACTCCAACGCCTCGTGCCATTCGACAAGACGTTGACCCGATTCGGTTCAGCCCAGCCCGACTCCGGGCCGGTGAGCTTCGGTTTGACGTCGTTAAGCGTCAACGGCTTTGGCGCGCAGCCGGCTCCGGTCTATGTCGATTTTGCGCCAGGCCAGTTCGACGATCTGTCCCAAGATGAACAGATCAGCCGATCGGCGTTCGAATCGATGCAGGCCGGTGGCACGGCGACATTCACGGCGTTTCGCATAGCGCCCGATGCTGGGCGGGCGGATATCTCCGAGGGCTATGCAGAGGACATCATACTGGACTTCCCGAACGAGTCCGGACGTGATACGGGCTTAAAGTCGAGCATGCCTGGCATCCGCGTCGATCCTGAACGGTATGTGATCGCGAACGGCGATACCCTAAAGGACACACATCTCGTGCAGGCCACAAGTGCTGCCCAGGCCCACGATGTGCTTAAGGCGATCCATGGTTTGCGTGCAAGCGATCATGTGGTTATCGCGGTAAGCGAAATTGAGGTGGCCGCATGA
- a CDS encoding TIR domain-containing protein: protein MARDPVFYSFHYDNDVFRTQQIRNMGVVEGDEPVSPNDWEQIKRRGDQAVERWIEESMKYKRCVIVLVGSETSTRRWVRHEIERAYSLSKGLFGIYIHNLKCPRVGRCSQGVNPFDGFTINNGGQRLSSVIPCYDPGHDAYNGISGNLAIWVSSAITAAQYR from the coding sequence ATGGCTAGGGATCCGGTGTTCTACAGTTTCCACTACGACAACGACGTATTTCGTACCCAGCAGATCCGAAATATGGGAGTCGTTGAGGGGGATGAACCTGTATCGCCGAATGACTGGGAGCAAATCAAGCGGCGGGGCGACCAAGCGGTCGAGCGTTGGATCGAGGAAAGCATGAAATACAAGCGATGCGTCATTGTCTTGGTCGGGTCGGAGACATCGACTCGACGGTGGGTTAGGCATGAGATTGAGCGGGCGTATAGTTTGAGTAAGGGATTATTTGGAATCTATATCCATAATCTCAAGTGTCCGCGCGTCGGGCGATGCAGTCAAGGTGTCAACCCGTTCGACGGCTTCACGATTAACAATGGAGGGCAGCGCCTATCCAGTGTGATCCCATGCTACGACCCTGGCCACGATGCCTACAACGGGATCTCAGGAAATCTCGCCATCTGGGTCTCTAGCGCAATTACCGCAGCCCAGTACCGATAG